The DNA region AAATTATGAGTGAAATTTCCGGGGATCAATTACGCTTCATCAAATAGCCGTAAAATCAGTATTCCTACAAATGGtcaattaattgattttattggcacaaagaagagatgtcagttgaggtttacatttttaaaaatatctaaaatggtggactctagtgaaagttacgccAAACTCAACTTTTGCAGATTCTGAAGCGAATAATTCTATGTACTATGTGTCGGCCGGAGTACCAAaactacattttatttattggtgtagtaactaatggatatacaatatcatgtctggtagtGCAGAATTTAAGGTGTGAATGAACAACAATCTAAAGGTtttcccttacggaaggcattcagtttacatcttgCCTTGCTTGTTGTAACCCTTCTGTGATAAACAATTTGTTGTGCACGTCACTTTGTATACCTGGCAACATAGtttagtgttgttgttgttgttgttgttgttgttgttgttgttgttgttgttgttgttggtggtggtggtggtggtggtggtggtggtggtggtggtggtgtgctGAAGATAATAGTGACGTTTATAGTGATACTGACGGTGGCTGTGATGGTgatgttgttggtggtggtggtatcgTTTGGTGGTATTGGTTGTTTGTTCGGTTTTTATTCTTAGCGTTTTATTTgatcattatttacatatacagaACATATATAACAGCGAGTTATGTCTTCAATTGACATTTAAATATACTTGGTTTTGAAATACTATATTACAGACAATTTGTACCCTAAATTATAAATATGGGATCATTACAAACAAACGTAAAAGGCACTGAATGTAAAGGTGTCGCATTTCTTTTGTAGGATATGAACATACGGTGATACATTTTTTTAGAGTTTGCATCAAATAACTGTGACATGACTCCGGTGCACTATAGTACATCATGATAGTACAGTTTATATGTTGCTCTTGATTTGGCACCATTCACTgattcagaagaaaaaaaaacatggaagAGCAATTATTTGATTTATACCACAGGCAAGTTAATTTGAATGCGttcgaacaaaaaatatgggatgTACACCTTGATCGTTCTACGCACAGACAACTTGTGACAAGTAAGACACTGTCTGTGTTAGATACGTCTCAACATCGCGCGTCGACGTCATTCGTTTTGCGCTACTCGATGATATAGGTGACAACACGTTCAAagttgtcattgtacaaaatgttttatcttcctgatttttcatacaCTGTGCTTGCATGGGTATTATTAAATTCAGCtgcaaaaaaaatacttgtgacccaAATATTTTGTCTCTGATGACTCGAAGTGACAAAGCCCCCATGtactttccttggctgaacgaagacaaatggCCTCCAATATTACCACTACACAATGGAAATCAGTTGGGTGGAAACAAATCGTTGTCTGGCGCGACAAAATTTTTACACAACACTACTTCTTTTCAGTAGCTTGCTTAACAAATATCTTTAATACCAACATTCCAACGTGATTTTCTTTGCATGGACTACCATTATCTTAGCAAATCGTCAACAAATAAGggatgagatcaatagttcaatgtaggataaaaaacgaaattcttttagttaggcctcagacgaCCTCCCCccatccccttctaactaaattggctgattttgaaaatacttggacagcacaatcaatttgaaattagtatgtagtgctatgaatacaaagccagtatgtagttaaAGAAAAATCGTTCTTTACTTtatttagtgccatgcatttactaaaAAAGGTgaaaattcttttatttctcaatatgacatttttttaaagatatatttgcatttagGGCTACACACAGATCCAGTAAAagtaaaaattgattttgtaggatgagaaccaAAATggatcaaccccccccccccccagtaaaagaatttagtttttatcctactTTGAACTATTGATATGGGCCtcaaaatcatatacattgtaacaatgtatactATTTCAGACGATGGCGGACGATAGGATGTAGCATTGTTGATTAGATTTTTGTCGGGCCAGGCGTTCTGCTATAGCAATGTTTAgcaagatatttgtcaagcagACATTCATTGAAGCAATGTGAGAAAATGTTTTTGTAGCAGACGACgggtttttttctctctcaactGTCTTCCATTGTAAATCTTGGCGTTATGTAGTAAATATAAGATGTTATACCACCCTGTGTTGTCTGATCGTTTTAGGTTTTGGTGATGTTTTCCCCATTGAGTCCTACCCAGTTGAGCAATATGACGATATAATAGCGGTGGATTTGTCAGCGCCTTTTCATCTCATTCGGCTTTTACTGCCTGATATGAAGACAAAAGGTAATGTAATATGTAGTCTTCTGCTATTTCATGTGTCAAGATTTTAAATGAGAAACATAACATTTGTGTTAAACAGCACGTATATTTGTGTTAGAGTGtgcttttttttctctttttttctttttagatTAATGCGATCTGAAAAGAATAATGTTTTAGCCCTTTATTCTTAGAGTGAACACTCCCTCCCCATGGTGTATACCACGATTGTTTTGTACAGCTCAATCATGATATGCTCTGTGATTTGTTTAAGTAGTTATTGCCAGTAATTCCGACAATGTTTCCCTTTATTCTCATTTAACACAGCTGAAGTTAAGGCTCAGGAATGCATGCTCTGTGGTGAAGTGCCTatctttgtgtttgtgtgatTCTTTGTCAGAGTCcgtttgtttgtgtgtgcgcAAGCttatgtgtgcaaatatgtgTGCCAACCACTCggttgaaaaaaaatcacgATTTACTAGAATTTATTGGAAGGGGGTGTTACTTGTTATATTGTGGGGAAAGTCTCTAAACAAATGAATAGCGCCATACATATGCCAATAATGGTAAACAAGacaatgtagtgtagtgtagtgtagtgtagtgtagtgtagtgtagtgtagtgtagtgcattgtagtgtagtgtagtgtagtgtagtgcagtgcagtacagggcagggtagggtagggtagggtagggttgggtagggtagggtaggttAGGGCAGCGCGGTTAGATGAGGTGAGGTGAACAGTTTGATGAATGTTCCTCTGGAGGTGTGTCTCGATTCAGAAGTATATATATGTGAAAGGTTTGAAGGATTTCGGAAAAAAAGTAACGACGCTCATAATAACTCCTTAACCACGGGGTTTATTGGTCAACATAAGTATGCCCATGAGTAGAAAAGAAATGGGCATTTGAAACAGACACGATATCCGTAGCAACGATTACCGTGCCCATAGCAACGGCAAAACTGGGTTTTATGGTTCAAAAAACTTACCGCTAAATATTTAGTTGATATTTAAACACTCTGGCAAGTCAGAACACATATTTCTGCTGACATAGATATAGATGTGAATGTACTTTTTAGGTCGACGAAACGAGTTGACCGGGTTATACATGCCATTAACTTATTTCTTGCCCATACCTGCATTATCAGTAAAGAGGTCAGGTGTAAAATATATAGTGTTGGGTGCTTTTAAGCACAACTGAAGTGAAGGTTCAGTATGGCAAAgtatctgcctgcctgcctgcctgtctgtctgtctgtctgtctgtctgtctgtctgtctgtctgtctgtctgtctgtctgtctgtctgtctgtctgtggatgtatgtgtgtgtgtgtgtgtgtgtgtgtgtgtgtgtgtgtgtgtgtgtgtgtgtgtgtaaacaacttaaagtcaaaaactgctcgacggattgctttgatatttggtggtcatgttacttctggtgtctagttgggaaattgttcaaatgaaaatgattgcatcagagttgtgggttttgggtcgaaaaatgtgatttttggtcaaaaaactaaaaactccaaaactacttggcagattggcatgaaatttgatgggaacattcttagatgtgagtAAATTAGGATTTGTTCATGAGatgatgattcccttagtaatatgcaaattagggctaaaaatgtgtctttttggtcaaaaacctataattccaaaagcactcagcagattgggctgaaatttaagagGGGTgtatctgtgggtgtatagatgaagaaatattaagcatataatgatctcatcagtaatatgcaaattaggtgtaaaaatgtgaattttggtcaaaaatttatatctcaaaaagtacttggtcaataaCACTGAAACtttgtgagatgtttctagaagtgttattctgcagattttcttcaaaatattttgacacaattggccctagcaactatgaccacgcccttagcaacaactgaATGGCGgtatattttgctcaaataacaacatcatctggtaggcaagtgaataaacattcaaaaaatgtatgcaaatattcctagcaaccatgaccacgcccatagcaacattcaAACGGTCATGTAAAAAAATTCACAAAGCctacaacagggattaatagacaattgaacaaacattccaaaaatatatgtaaatttgcctagcaaaaAGACaactcccatagcaacaaccaaataatcacatatattgcaaagataacaggaatcgaaagacaaatgataaaaaattcaaaaaaacatgcaaatgtgcctagcaacaagaccatgcccataacaacagccgaATGATCACATATAGGTAGGCgaaggtaacaacagggattaatagacaattgaataaacattcaagaaatgtatgtaaatttgactagcaacaagactgcacccataacaacagccaaataatcatgtatattgcaaagatagcaacttggttggataggcaactggatagtcattcaacaaatgaacacctattggtagcatggactagcatatggataaacatttttcatTACTGAGATCAGTTCATGTTTTTGAGTAATATCTTTTCCAAGTTAAGTGATTCCTAATAGATGGTACATTGTAGGATTTAAAAGGGTTCATTGTCAGTTCCATTCAGTACTGTAGTATTGTATACTTAGGTGAATACTACATTTGACTGACTGTGCGAGTGTTTCGCCCACGTGCTTAACACTGAAGGTTGAGCAACGTAAACTGTGATAATGGCATGCccgatatttttttttcaattgtacatgtcatgtacgtAGGATCTGGTCGTGCATGGCTTCTCTATCGTCATACAAACGTGTACTGTAACAACGCAGACTCTGGATACAACCAGAGATAAAATGTATAGCGTTGTCCCATTATTTCAGTTATGAAAGTCatcttaaaggggcacaagctgagtttacatgtTTCTGGGCGATTTTTATGCTGCGAATTTAAAAGTCACCCGTAGTATTCGACTTACTGAAGCATAggtaaccatcacttgcaattaactgaactcaaacctggtatcaagatataacataaaaaaaaactatcagatgacgtaattttttatacgtatcaaaaaatgtcgaGGAATCCATATTAGGCAATTAAGAAACCTTTCTATCAAAAccagaaggcaattgtaatgtcatagaagacaggCGTcgacattattaatattactaaatCAAGGttgtatgtaagtatttttcatttgaataaaagGTTTATAAACCGATTGTCATTAAACTCGGTCCGAATTTTGGTTACATCGTGTTACAAAGGAAACGTTAACGTTATACCCCCTCTCCCCACCTGTTGATCCCCTTGACGAAATAAATGTCTTTATTAACCAAACTATACAACCTTACTAAACCACACTCTAAtagtttgtgttttttatttgatttgttaAATTTTCTTGATAAAGACACAGTGTTTGTCCGACAACTTCGAACGTGAAGAAATGCCAGCATAAGGTACCCAACTCGGAAATAATGGACTCAGTCTGTTAAAAGAAATTTAGAGATGGAGGAAAAATGTGTGAATAACTGTCATATagctatgaaaataaattgttcaaTTTTTGCGAAAGTGTGATTGTGCCAGCCTCGATCTCAGACCTTTCCCCTGATTAAGTAGCGTTGCGTTGGGAAATGATTGAGATATTTCATTCCGCCATCACAGTTCAGGCCATGATCAGCAATGAAAGTTCACTGTAACCTGTATAAATGTCCCTATGCCAAAATCAATGTAGTTACATTATTCTGATTATTGCCATATCTATTTTAGGATGGGGCAGAATCGTCAATATTTCTTCAGTTTCTGGTGCAAGACCTGTGTCATGTATGAGTGCATACTGTGCTGCCAAACATGGACTCAACGGACTTACCAAAGTAAGCAGGGCTATCTCCTCTTCtagcatttcatttcatatcatatcctCTCCTTTCAACATTCCTTGCTTACAGCTTTAACTTttacataatatgatataatttgATTCGCCCACACAGGCCGTTGCCAAGGAAACCGCGGAACATGGAATCACGTGCAATGCTATACTTCCTGGGGTTGTCAAAACGGGATGTAAGTATATCCTACCTTAGGTTGCTAACACCCTATGCTAACAATTTGTTACGTAGTCAAAGATATAGTCACAGTAAATACCAGTTGTGGATCAAATAACATGCAATATGTACAGGTGACATTTCCTTcacaaaaatatttattgtGTGTTTTCTGGCGTTGAGGCGTCGCACAGGCCTTCCTGAGAGATTCAGTCATTGCACCCATAGTGCTGTCCATCTTGTTGGACTTTAGTAAGCCTTTGGGaataaccccccacccccacccccacaagGATTTCCACAATATGGAcaggtgagtgggtgggtgtaGAATTAGCTCGCAAATTCCACATCACGAAATTGTCATTATCTAgcaaatgttttgatatttcacCTTCGGAGGCGAATTGATATTGGTTTAAACTATatgatttaatttattcaaaggTTTATGATTGTCCGTTGACGTAGGAGACTGATCCATCTGGATAACGACACGCGTCGTGTTTCTGtcgatttaaaaacaaaaacagaatgtAATCGGATGTCTAAAATGATCGCGTGGTTGACCTattcaaatattcaatcaaaACAACCACATGGCGTTGACGTCATTGTTCCTGCCATTATGCACATCATAGTCACGACTGGCTGAAACTAGTTTAATAGATAAGAATGAAAAAGTACCAGGTTTACAGTTATCTTACAGGGAATTCAAGGTGAGCATGCAGTTTCGATGAGATGATATGTTAAAGTCAGTGAGAAGGCTAGAAGGTGATGTCATGTTTGTTAAAGATAGCAGAGGTTGGCTTCTCAGTGTGAAGTTGTTTCGCTGTGCTGCCTGTGTGTTTTTTTGGTCACTGCAAATTTGTATGtttaaaacatgtacagtcTACCTATCAAGTCTAACATTAGATTGTAATAGTAGTAGAAGTTAGTAGTGCATGCTACTACTCTCTACATCAGTAAAACagatacagagcagacactttGAAAGACACAATAACTTGTGGAAAATCTCACTGCATCCAAACTTCATGCTCATCCTAAAGCCCCTGTAAAACAAATAACGTTCCAGCAAAATGGGAATAAGGGACCCGATACATTGTCCGTTTTTTTatgttatatcttgataccaggtcCGATACATTGAACTAATCAGATTGGGTTTGACCCCTGTTTGTCAGTCTATCTGTTTTattgtttgcctgtctgtctgtgagaaGGATATGTAAAAATTACAGATATATTTAGATTAAGGTTTGTTGAAAGATTGCTAATGAGACAAAGACCAGTTTATTAGATTTTGGTGGATATCGAATGCCGGATCTGGATTTTAATAATGATTTTCCATGgtgatattactagtatatcAGCCATCGTGCTGAAACCATTGAGGGCGTCCTGctttggtttttgaaaaatgcaACTTGCTAATGAGGCGAACTACACGGGCAGATGTATGCGCGTGCACTCTAGCTACATCGATTGTTATCATGATACATGCATACTGGATTGCAAGGAAATGGCCacttctcaaaaaatgtatggaaagaGTATTTCAATGATTGATTACTGAGGTTTTCATGAAAGCTGTCACCCTGTCGTGGGGCTTTCAATGTATTTGTCGATAACGTGCACGTGAATGTTTACAGAGACACgtaaaatgttcatcagctctGGCAGTTGTCACTAGTGCTTCGGCGCCATTTGACATTTCCATTGAAATATACCCTTTTTTCCTCAAATTTCCAGTGACAAGGAAAGGAATGGAATTTCTAGCTGAAATTGAAGGGTGTTCAGCAGAGGAAATGACGGTAAGATTCTATGTGTTAATCTCAATTCTTTGCCATGAACAAATTATTGTCTCATGTGAATGGTGTTAGAGCCAAGGACCACTCTCCATAGATCTCGATCTACACAGGAGATATCGGCCTTCAGTAGTACGTAACTGACTTTTGGGTTTAGCTTTGTAGCCAAACTCTCCCGTAAACAAGAACCAGGAAGACATACGTGTCTTAGTATGGTTACTATTGTCCACTGCATGGGCCGGGTATGTTGTGCTTGTTACGAATATTGTGCCCGTAATATGAATATAGTACATGTGTTTGGAATGCATATGATACACGTCGTTCATTTATTTTACAGACcaattttttaaatgaaaaacacCCAACGAAAACGTACGTGCTACCGGAAGAGGTAAGTTTGCGAATGTTCTGTGCGATATTTAGGATCGAACTCCGTCTTTTGAGACAAAACTGGTGTCCTGTACACAAAACCTATATCGATGTTAACTCAAAGTGGTAGAATCGAGTAACTCCTGACCTACAAGTACATTTTGAGAATGAAACATTCATTCGCTAATTTGATTATTACGAACCAGTGGAATGCCCCAATAATATAGCAGATTCGTGAATGagattagaatagaataataaCAGACAACTGAGTCTCAGtctaaaaatcacaaaataaatacaaaaaaaaagcgTTCAGAAAATATATCGTTAAAAATCACCAGAAATATCCAGGTCTCATGAATGAAATCGGAGCCCTAGAGTACGcgataaattaaataaattatcaaaattattaaatattagtGCGAAATAAAGGTGTTTAAACAGTTAGTATGTAAACTATGACGGAGAGTAAAAGTAAATACAAAAAGGAAAATACTGACAAAAAATTCTCGCCTATTTACCAACAACGGTGGACCGAATTTCTGACAGCAATCCGTCTCCCTCCGCGTAAACTACATGCGCCCTTCTGTACTTGCTATCAAtgaatcatttttatttgaaagggGAAATTATCACGCATGCGTATTGACACAATAATAGTActgtttaaagtttatttatacTAGGAAGTTTACCTCCATGGTAGAATTCTATACCGCAGACAACCAACGCAGGGTATCAAACTTCCACTGACTCTTCCCACGTCGACAATCTGAAATCATTATTGTAATTCAGTAAGATGCATATGTCACACCCCCCTGTTTTCAACAAATCTTTAAtgttgtctgtctttctttgtCACAGATAGCAGATTTGGTGGTCTTTCTATGCTCAACGTCTGCATGTCAGATGACTGGTTCTTGCCTACCAATCGATGGCGGTCATATGCTGAACACCAGCACGAATACCAGCAGCAGACTCTGATTGCAAAGAAAATCATGGAAACTAAAAGGAGGAAAAAAACTAAAGTTTTGCGTGATGAaacactttttaatttttaaaaccTATTTATAAATGATGCTATAGTTTGATGGACCATAATGCTATATATAATAAGTTTTACGTTGTGCGAACTGAAAACGAAAGTCACCGGAAACAATATTCTGGCGCTGATGGCGCTCGCATCTTTGTACCATCTGATCTTGCCAGTTTCGGACAGACACCGTGGACGATGATGACAAGTACACCCACCGTAAGATATCCAGACGTTATGGGATTTCTGAGAAGTGAATAGAAGCTTAACATCTTGATGTTTTTGATGTGGTTATCCCCATAACTACAGAGTCCATTTTATTAatcgtttacatgtaatacacgaAACCTCCGAAGGATGGCTACTTGACGGTCAGTTTGAACTTTGTCGTTCATCGTTTACATGGTGGAATAAGCCTACTCTCGAGTACGGTGTCCTGCCGTCGCGCGAAGAAATCTGCCCTTACGGCATAAATGTTAACTATCTATTTTAAATTTGGGCAATATTATCAAGGATGAATGCCAGGATCTgatatgatacattttgtatatacatatatccaaCATCGCTTCAAAATTCTGAAAGAAATATTCAACGCAACTGTACAATTATCTGAAATAATGCTGCACAGATTCATAGCATGTGGCACAAATCGTGATATCGACAAATTTTTAACAAAACGGTATATTGAGAAAGATGAggtattgaaatgttttatcataGTTaataattactatatatatgGTTATGTTGTGGACACTGGATTtgactatattatatattagtaatCCAATATCGGACATGGGATATGTACAGGCATTTAGAGACAACGTGATACAGCGCCCTCAGATTTGAATTTGAAGATACAATTGTACAATTTCTAGAAACGAATGCAGCTggaaacacacatacatacgcgTTAAGCCTTCGTATACAGAAGTCTAACAATTTACAAGACGAGTGTGAAACTGTAATGAGTTACACACAAAGTTAATATTTTGACTGAACACTTTTGAGAACTGATtggaataaaataatgtttgttatttaaattcaaggggaaaataaatataaaaaaacaactttttgaaagCATTTATGTAGAGTCCTTGAACACATTATGTAAGGTGTGTCGTGTTGTGGCGCCCTCACCGGCCTTACTCTTCTCACTGCTTCTGTCGTCGTAAAGAGAAGGCCGAAGAGGGCGTAGCGTGGAATCGGGGATTTTGAATCCCagcacgacacaacacaacacaacacaacacaacacaacgcaacgcaacgcaacgcaacgcaacgcaacacaacacaacgcaacacaacacaacacaacacaacacaacacgacttGAACACTGGATACGaatgtatatgaaaggggtaataaatataatacttgattctgtgatcgcgcaagtaaACTCACCGCGAAATATAGTCTAATACGattggctaaaacacgtcaatattatcgatattatcgacattttattgtattctgatagaaacattctaaTACATATCTcggggaaacaagtgcctgtgatgCCTTAGTTGAAAGGGAAATATATATTGACCTGGCTGAATTAATTACGACCGAGtgggaaattaaaaaaagtatCATGGCTTTTGTCCTTTCGATTCCTGAATCAACAACTCCAAAATTAccaatatttatactaaaacgTTTGCCTTCCATCATATAGACATCAGAGTGATGGACGATCTTAACTTATATCTGTAATAACTGGGTACAACATCGGCCGGCTGGGAATGATGAACAAGTGCTTTATTTTTTAaggacattttttttaacaaaaggGGAGAACAAGTTATGTCgtagaaaattgaaaatattgttttgttcaaGGCAGCAAGCACCTTCACGGTAATATCGGAAAAGATAGTGAATCGTATTATGTCGATGATTGGTGTCAGCAATGTGTACATTAGACGGAAAAATCAGCCGTAGTGGGCGCTCTTCTCATCCTTTTCCACACAAAAAACGATGACAAAGTGACGGGATGGTGCCGGTGGGATGGTGAGGTCCCGATGACGTATTTTATAGTCTACGTAACACATCATCAAAATCTTCCCAcctgtcaaataaaatattataaaggTGGTTCAAAAGTATACTGAAAGAAGTGACTGTTTCGGAGGCAGAATGGACGGTTCATTGCTTTACTTCGGTTTGCAGTAAGACCTCTCTGATCACAGGGCACTCACGcctagttagttatgtttacgaaaacaaacaaacaaacaaacaaacaaacaaacaaaataaataaataaataaataaataaataaataaataaataaataaatgaacaaactaGCAAACAATAaatagatgaataaataaataaataaatagataaataaataaataaataaataaataaataaatagataaatagataaataaatactgacaagcatcaacaagggAGTGTTACAAATCATTAccaactacaagaattactatgTTTTCCTGTATGCAAAATGAACACaatttatacatacacataggaaaacatataataattcttgta from Glandiceps talaboti chromosome 18, keGlaTala1.1, whole genome shotgun sequence includes:
- the LOC144449478 gene encoding D-beta-hydroxybutyrate dehydrogenase-like, yielding MSKVALVTGSSDLEGIGFAIAKALARTGYDVILTGSREEEKVTPLVEEIRRDYKIRTMYIRADLRKVSNIEYLCEECKQHFPNGIDVLVNNAGFGDVFPIESYPVEQYDDIIAVDLSAPFHLIRLLLPDMKTKGWGRIVNISSVSGARPVSCMSAYCAAKHGLNGLTKAVAKETAEHGITCNAILPGVVKTGLTRKGMEFLAEIEGCSAEEMTTNFLNEKHPTKTYVLPEEIADLVVFLCSTSACQMTGSCLPIDGGHMLNTSTNTSSRL